The following proteins come from a genomic window of Enterobacter chengduensis:
- the mnmC gene encoding bifunctional tRNA (5-methylaminomethyl-2-thiouridine)(34)-methyltransferase MnmD/FAD-dependent 5-carboxymethylaminomethyl-2-thiouridine(34) oxidoreductase MnmC: MKQNAIQPANLEFNAEGTPVSRDFDDVYFSNDNGLEETRYVFLDGNQLSSRFPAHPRSLFVVAESGFGTGLNFLTLWQAFNQFHAAHPEATLQRLHFISFEKFPLTAHDLRLAHQRWPELAPWAEQLQAQWPPHIGGCHRLILNGGRVTLDLWLGDINELTDTLDDSMNQTVDAWFLDGFAPAKNPDMWSQHLFSAMARLARPGATLATFTSAGFVRRGLQEAGFTMQKTKGFGRKRDMLVGRMEQTLDVHAQAPWFARRASAAREVAIVGGGIASALLSLALLHRGWQVTLYCADDAPASGASGNRQGALYPLLSAHDPALFRFFPAAFTFARRLYDALPVAFDHSWCGVTQLGWDEKSQQKITQMLSLGLPEEIARAVSAQEVKDTAGVETGCGGIQYPLGGWLCPAELTAAVIALAHSRGLTVRYGHKVESLSRTERWHLRFADGKEANHASVVLANGHHISQFAQTATLPVYPVGGQVSHIPTTPELDQLRQVLCYDGYLTPQNPSNGHHCIGASYHRGEAEMRYSEEDQAQNRQRLIDCFPDAAWAQEVDVSAGDARCGVRCATRDHLPMMGNVPDYEATLEVYEDLADNRDKAVSAPVYPELYMLGGLGSRGLCSAPLLAEALAAQMSNEPLPLDRVTLAGLNPNRLWVRKLLKGKTVK, encoded by the coding sequence GTGAAACAAAACGCTATACAACCCGCCAACCTCGAATTCAACGCTGAGGGTACACCTGTTTCCCGAGATTTTGATGACGTCTATTTTTCTAATGATAACGGACTCGAAGAAACTCGCTATGTTTTCCTCGATGGAAACCAGCTCAGCAGCCGCTTCCCGGCGCACCCGCGGAGCCTGTTCGTGGTCGCGGAAAGCGGATTCGGCACCGGGCTGAATTTTTTAACCCTCTGGCAGGCGTTTAATCAGTTCCACGCTGCTCACCCTGAGGCTACGCTACAAAGATTACATTTCATCAGTTTCGAAAAATTCCCGCTTACCGCGCACGATCTGCGGCTTGCCCACCAGCGCTGGCCGGAGCTTGCGCCCTGGGCAGAGCAGCTTCAGGCGCAGTGGCCGCCCCACATCGGCGGCTGCCATCGTCTGATTCTGAATGGCGGGCGCGTAACCCTTGACTTGTGGCTTGGCGACATCAATGAGCTGACCGATACGCTCGATGATTCGATGAATCAGACGGTGGACGCGTGGTTCCTTGACGGCTTCGCCCCCGCCAAGAATCCGGACATGTGGAGCCAGCATCTGTTTAGCGCGATGGCGCGACTGGCCCGCCCTGGCGCAACGCTTGCCACCTTCACCTCGGCAGGCTTTGTCCGCCGAGGCTTGCAGGAAGCGGGCTTTACCATGCAGAAGACCAAGGGCTTTGGCCGCAAGCGCGACATGCTGGTCGGCAGGATGGAACAGACGCTGGACGTTCACGCTCAGGCCCCCTGGTTTGCTCGCCGCGCCAGCGCAGCCCGCGAGGTGGCAATCGTCGGTGGAGGCATCGCCAGCGCCCTGCTCTCGCTCGCGCTTCTCCATCGTGGCTGGCAAGTCACGCTCTACTGTGCTGACGATGCGCCAGCAAGCGGCGCGTCCGGCAACCGTCAGGGGGCGCTCTATCCGCTTTTAAGCGCGCACGACCCGGCCCTGTTCCGGTTTTTCCCTGCGGCGTTTACCTTCGCCCGTCGCCTGTATGACGCGCTCCCGGTGGCGTTCGACCATAGCTGGTGCGGCGTCACGCAGCTCGGCTGGGATGAAAAGAGCCAGCAAAAAATCACGCAGATGCTGTCGCTGGGCCTGCCCGAAGAGATCGCCCGCGCGGTAAGCGCGCAGGAGGTGAAAGACACCGCTGGCGTGGAAACCGGGTGTGGGGGCATACAGTATCCGCTCGGCGGCTGGCTGTGCCCGGCTGAACTGACCGCGGCGGTCATTGCCCTGGCGCACTCGCGCGGGCTGACGGTGCGGTATGGCCACAAGGTTGAATCACTGTCCCGAACAGAACGCTGGCACCTGCGTTTTGCTGATGGCAAGGAGGCAAACCATGCCAGCGTCGTGTTGGCAAACGGGCATCACATCAGCCAGTTTGCCCAGACAGCGACGTTGCCGGTGTATCCGGTTGGCGGGCAGGTGAGCCATATCCCGACCACGCCTGAGCTCGACCAGCTGCGTCAGGTGCTGTGCTATGACGGCTATCTGACGCCGCAAAACCCGTCTAACGGCCATCACTGCATCGGGGCCAGCTACCATCGCGGCGAGGCGGAAATGCGCTACAGCGAGGAGGATCAGGCGCAAAACCGTCAGCGCCTGATTGACTGCTTCCCGGACGCGGCGTGGGCGCAAGAGGTTGACGTCAGCGCGGGTGACGCGCGCTGCGGCGTGCGCTGCGCCACCCGCGATCACCTGCCGATGATGGGAAACGTGCCGGACTACGAGGCAACGCTTGAGGTCTATGAGGACCTTGCTGATAACCGGGATAAAGCGGTCAGCGCGCCGGTCTATCCGGAGCTGTATATGCTGGGCGGGCTGGGCTCCCGCGGGCTGTGCTCTGCGCCGCTGCTGGCCGAAGCGTTAGCCGCGCAAATGAGCAACGAGCCGTTACCGCTGGACAGGGTTACGCTTGCGGGACTGAATCCGAATCGATTGTGGGTGCGGAAACTGCTGAAGGGGAAGACGGTTAAATAG
- a CDS encoding YfcL family protein: MIAEFEARILALIDDMVEHASDDELFASGYLRGHLTLAVAELEAGDDHSADAVHEEVTRSLEKAIQAGELSPRDQTLVLGMWDNLFEQAKR; the protein is encoded by the coding sequence ATGATCGCAGAATTTGAAGCACGCATTCTGGCGTTAATTGATGACATGGTGGAACACGCCAGTGATGATGAGCTGTTCGCCAGCGGTTATCTGCGTGGTCACCTGACGCTCGCGGTAGCCGAGCTGGAAGCGGGTGACGATCACTCTGCCGACGCCGTTCATGAGGAAGTGACCCGGAGTCTGGAGAAAGCCATTCAGGCCGGGGAACTCTCCCCGCGCGACCAGACTCTGGTGCTGGGCATGTGGGACAATTTGTTCGAGCAGGCTAAACGCTAG
- a CDS encoding elongation factor P hydroxylase, which produces MNSTHKYEQLIEIFDGCFADDFNTRLIKGDDEPIYLPADAEVPYNRIVFAHGFYASALHEISHWCIAGKARRELVDFGYWYCPDGRDAATQGQFEDVEVKPQAFDWLFCVAAGYPFNVSCDNLEGDFEPDRIVFQRRVHAQVMEYLDKGIPERPARFIKALQNYYHTPEITAECFPWPEDL; this is translated from the coding sequence ATGAACAGTACGCATAAATACGAACAGCTGATTGAGATTTTCGACGGCTGTTTTGCTGACGATTTTAATACCCGTCTGATTAAAGGCGACGACGAACCGATCTATCTTCCTGCTGATGCAGAGGTTCCGTACAACCGCATCGTCTTTGCCCACGGCTTTTATGCCAGCGCGCTTCACGAGATTTCGCACTGGTGCATCGCCGGGAAAGCGCGTCGTGAGCTTGTGGACTTCGGCTACTGGTACTGCCCGGACGGGCGCGACGCCGCGACCCAGGGGCAGTTTGAGGACGTTGAGGTGAAGCCCCAGGCGTTTGACTGGCTGTTCTGCGTGGCGGCGGGGTATCCGTTTAACGTCAGCTGCGACAACCTCGAGGGCGACTTCGAGCCAGACCGTATCGTCTTCCAGCGCCGCGTGCACGCGCAGGTGATGGAATATCTTGATAAGGGCATCCCGGAACGCCCGGCGCGCTTTATCAAGGCCTTACAGAATTATTACCACACGCCGGAAATCACGGCGGAATGCTTCCCGTGGCCGGAAGATCTTTAA
- a CDS encoding sulfite exporter TauE/SafE family protein produces MDNFVDLFMVSPLLLVVLFFVAMLAGFIDALAGGGGLLTVPALLAAGMSPAQALATNKLQACGGSLSASLYFIRRKVVSLADQKLNILMTFIGSTSGALLVQHVQSDILRQILPILVICIGLYFLLMPKLGEEDRQRRLHGLPFALIAGGCVGFYDGFFGPGAGSFYALAFVTLAGFNLAKSTAHAKVLNATSNVGGLLLFIIGGKVIWATGFVMMAGQFLGARAGSRLVLSKGQKLIRPMIVIVSAVMSAKLLYDSHGQEILTWLGMH; encoded by the coding sequence ATGGATAATTTCGTCGATCTGTTTATGGTGTCACCGCTGCTGCTGGTGGTGCTGTTCTTTGTGGCGATGCTGGCCGGTTTTATCGATGCTCTTGCGGGCGGCGGCGGGTTGTTAACCGTCCCCGCGCTGCTGGCGGCGGGCATGAGCCCGGCGCAGGCGCTGGCCACCAACAAGCTGCAGGCCTGCGGCGGCTCGCTCTCGGCGTCGCTCTATTTTATCCGCCGCAAGGTGGTGAGCCTGGCCGACCAGAAGCTTAACATCCTGATGACCTTTATCGGCTCCACGTCGGGCGCGCTGCTGGTTCAGCACGTGCAGTCGGATATTTTGCGCCAGATCCTGCCGATTCTGGTCATCTGCATCGGGCTTTACTTCCTGCTGATGCCAAAGCTCGGTGAGGAAGACCGGCAGCGTCGCCTGCACGGCCTGCCGTTTGCCCTGATTGCCGGGGGCTGCGTCGGTTTTTACGACGGTTTCTTCGGCCCGGGGGCCGGCTCGTTTTACGCGCTGGCGTTTGTGACGCTGGCCGGGTTTAACCTCGCCAAATCCACCGCCCATGCCAAAGTGCTCAACGCGACCTCGAACGTCGGCGGCCTGCTGCTGTTTATCATTGGCGGCAAGGTCATCTGGGCTACCGGGTTTGTGATGATGGCGGGGCAGTTTCTCGGCGCGCGCGCGGGCTCGCGCCTGGTATTAAGCAAAGGGCAAAAACTGATTCGACCGATGATCGTTATCGTCTCGGCCGTAATGAGCGCCAAACTTCTTTATGACAGCCATGGACAGGAGATCCTCACCTGGTTGGGGATGCACTAA
- the mepA gene encoding penicillin-insensitive murein endopeptidase: MKKTAIALLALLASGASLAATPWQKITHPVAGSAQSIGAFSNGCIVGAQELPLQSDNYQVMRTDQRRYFGHPDLVLFIQRLGNQVHNLGLGTMLIGDMGMPAGGRFNGGHASHQTGLDVDIFLQLPKTRWSSAQLLKPQALDLVASDGKRVVPSLWTRDISSMIKLAAEDNDVTRIFVNPAIKQQLCLDAGTDRDWLRKVRPWFQHRAHMHVRLRCPANSLECEDQPLPPPGDGCGAELQSWFEPAKPGTSKPEKKTPPPLPPSCQALLDEHVL, encoded by the coding sequence ATGAAAAAAACCGCAATTGCTCTGCTGGCGCTGCTCGCCAGTGGAGCCAGTCTGGCCGCGACGCCATGGCAAAAAATCACCCACCCGGTCGCGGGAAGCGCGCAGTCTATCGGCGCCTTTTCTAACGGCTGTATCGTCGGCGCGCAGGAGCTTCCGCTGCAGTCGGATAACTATCAGGTGATGCGTACCGACCAGCGCCGTTATTTCGGCCACCCTGACCTGGTATTGTTCATCCAGCGACTGGGAAATCAGGTGCACAACCTGGGGCTGGGGACGATGCTGATTGGCGACATGGGCATGCCTGCCGGCGGGCGCTTCAACGGCGGGCACGCCAGCCACCAGACCGGACTGGATGTCGATATCTTCCTGCAGCTGCCGAAGACGCGCTGGAGCTCCGCCCAACTGCTGAAGCCGCAGGCGCTGGATCTGGTGGCGAGCGACGGCAAGCGCGTGGTGCCGTCCCTGTGGACGCGGGACATATCCAGCATGATCAAGCTGGCGGCGGAAGATAACGACGTTACGCGAATTTTTGTTAACCCGGCCATCAAGCAGCAGCTCTGCCTGGATGCCGGAACCGATCGCGACTGGCTGCGCAAGGTGCGTCCGTGGTTCCAGCATCGTGCGCACATGCACGTTCGCCTGCGCTGCCCGGCGAACAGCCTGGAATGTGAAGATCAGCCGCTACCTCCGCCAGGCGATGGCTGTGGGGCAGAACTGCAAAGCTGGTTTGAACCGGCAAAACCTGGAACCTCTAAGCCTGAGAAGAAGACACCGCCTCCGCTGCCGCCTTCCTGCCAGGCGCTACTGGATGAGCATGTACTTTAA
- the aroC gene encoding chorismate synthase yields the protein MAGNSIGQVFRVTTFGESHGLALGCIVDGVPPGIELTEADLQHDLDRRRPGTSRYTTQRREPDQVKILSGVFEGRTTGTSIGLLIENTDQRSQDYGAIKDVFRPGHADYTYEQKYGFRDYRGGGRSSARETAMRVAAGAIAKKYLQQKFGIVIRGCLTQMGDIPLAIKDWDQVEQNPFFCADADKLEALDELMRGLKKEGDSIGAKVTVVADGVPAGWGEPVFDRLDADIAHALMSINAVKGVEIGDGFDVVGLRGSQNRDEITKAGFQSNHAGGILGGISSGQQIIANIALKPTSSITVPGHTINRDGEEVEMITKGRHDPCVGIRAVPIAEAMLAIVLMDHFLRQRAQNADVTTTIPRW from the coding sequence ATGGCAGGAAACAGTATTGGACAGGTATTCCGCGTGACCACCTTTGGCGAGTCGCACGGGCTGGCGCTGGGCTGTATCGTTGATGGCGTACCGCCAGGCATCGAGCTGACCGAAGCCGATTTACAGCACGACCTTGACCGTCGTCGCCCGGGCACCTCTCGCTACACCACGCAGCGTCGCGAGCCGGACCAGGTCAAAATTCTCTCCGGGGTCTTTGAAGGCCGCACCACCGGGACCAGCATTGGCCTGCTGATCGAAAACACCGACCAGCGCTCCCAGGACTACGGCGCCATCAAAGACGTCTTCCGTCCGGGCCACGCCGACTACACCTACGAGCAAAAGTACGGCTTCCGCGACTATCGCGGCGGCGGACGTTCTTCCGCGCGTGAAACCGCGATGCGCGTCGCGGCGGGCGCCATTGCTAAGAAATACCTGCAGCAGAAATTTGGCATCGTTATTCGCGGCTGTCTGACCCAGATGGGCGACATTCCGCTGGCGATCAAAGACTGGGATCAGGTTGAGCAAAACCCGTTCTTCTGCGCCGATGCCGACAAGCTTGAGGCGCTGGACGAACTGATGCGCGGCCTGAAAAAAGAGGGCGACTCCATTGGGGCGAAAGTCACCGTGGTGGCGGACGGCGTCCCGGCGGGCTGGGGCGAGCCGGTGTTTGACCGTCTCGACGCCGACATCGCCCACGCGCTGATGAGCATCAACGCGGTGAAGGGCGTAGAGATTGGCGACGGCTTCGACGTGGTTGGGCTTCGCGGCAGCCAGAACCGAGACGAAATCACGAAGGCGGGCTTCCAGAGCAACCACGCGGGCGGCATTCTGGGCGGTATCAGCAGCGGGCAGCAGATTATTGCCAACATCGCGCTCAAGCCAACCTCCAGCATCACCGTGCCGGGCCACACGATTAACCGCGATGGCGAAGAAGTTGAGATGATCACCAAAGGACGTCACGATCCGTGCGTGGGGATCCGCGCGGTGCCGATCGCAGAAGCGATGCTGGCGATCGTGCTGATGGATCACTTCCTGCGCCAGCGCGCGCAGAATGCGGATGTGACGACCACCATTCCACGCTGGTAA
- the prmB gene encoding 50S ribosomal protein L3 N(5)-glutamine methyltransferase translates to MDKIFVDEAVNELHTIQDMLRWSVSRFSAANIWYGHGTDNPWDEAVQLVLPSLYLPLDIPEDMRTARLTSSEKHRIVERVIRRVNERIPVAYLTNKAWFCGHEFYVDERVLVPRSPIGELINNHFEGLIGHQPQHILDMCTGSGCIAIACAYAFPEAEVDAVDISTDALAVTEHNIEEHGLIHHVTPIRSDLFRDLPTLQYDLIVTNPPYVDAEDMSDLPNEYRHEPELGLASGSDGLKLTRRILACAPDYLTDDGVLICEVGNSMVHLIEQYPDVPFTWLEFDNGGDGVFMLTKAQLLDAREHFSIYKD, encoded by the coding sequence GTGGATAAAATTTTTGTCGATGAAGCAGTAAACGAGCTGCATACCATACAGGACATGTTGCGCTGGTCGGTTAGCCGCTTCAGCGCCGCCAATATCTGGTACGGCCACGGTACCGACAACCCGTGGGATGAGGCCGTGCAGCTGGTGCTGCCGTCCCTCTATCTGCCGCTGGATATTCCGGAAGACATGCGCACCGCGCGCCTGACCTCCAGCGAAAAACACCGCATCGTTGAGCGCGTGATCCGCCGCGTCAACGAACGCATTCCGGTCGCCTACCTGACCAACAAAGCCTGGTTCTGCGGCCACGAGTTCTATGTTGACGAACGCGTGCTGGTGCCGCGCTCGCCGATTGGTGAGCTGATCAACAACCACTTTGAAGGCCTTATCGGCCATCAGCCGCAGCACATTCTGGATATGTGTACCGGCAGCGGCTGTATCGCCATTGCCTGCGCGTACGCCTTCCCGGAAGCGGAAGTGGACGCCGTCGATATCTCCACCGACGCGCTGGCGGTCACCGAGCACAACATTGAAGAGCACGGCCTGATCCACCACGTCACGCCAATTCGCTCTGACCTGTTCCGCGACCTGCCGACGCTGCAGTACGATCTGATCGTCACCAACCCGCCGTACGTCGATGCGGAAGATATGTCGGATCTGCCGAACGAATATCGCCACGAGCCGGAGCTGGGTCTGGCGTCAGGATCTGACGGCCTGAAGCTGACCCGCCGCATCCTGGCCTGCGCGCCGGATTATCTGACCGACGACGGCGTTCTGATTTGTGAAGTGGGCAACAGCATGGTACATCTGATAGAGCAGTACCCGGATGTGCCGTTCACCTGGCTTGAGTTCGACAACGGCGGTGACGGCGTCTTTATGCTGACCAAAGCGCAGCTGCTCGACGCGCGCGAACACTTCAGCATCTATAAAGATTAA
- the smrB gene encoding endonuclease SmrB: MKKKTSLSEEDQALFRQLMTGTRKIAQDTIVHRPLRKKITEVPVKRLLQEQADNSHYFSDEFQPLLNTQGAVKYVREDVSHFELKKLRRGDYSPELFLDLHGLTQMQAKQELGALIAACRREHVFCACVMHGHGKHILKQQTPLWLAQHPHVMAFHQAPKEYGGDAALLVLIEVEEWQPPELP, translated from the coding sequence ATGAAAAAGAAAACATCGCTCAGCGAGGAGGATCAGGCGCTGTTCAGGCAGCTCATGACCGGGACGCGTAAAATCGCGCAGGACACCATTGTCCATCGCCCGCTGCGTAAAAAAATCACTGAAGTCCCGGTCAAACGGCTGCTGCAGGAGCAGGCGGATAATAGCCACTATTTTTCAGATGAATTTCAGCCGCTGCTTAACACGCAGGGCGCGGTGAAGTACGTGCGCGAAGACGTCAGCCATTTTGAGCTGAAAAAATTACGTCGCGGGGATTATTCGCCGGAGCTGTTTCTCGATCTGCACGGGTTAACGCAGATGCAGGCCAAACAGGAGCTGGGGGCGTTGATCGCCGCCTGTCGCCGCGAGCATGTTTTTTGCGCCTGCGTGATGCACGGCCACGGTAAACATATCCTTAAGCAGCAGACGCCGCTGTGGCTGGCTCAGCACCCGCACGTGATGGCGTTTCATCAGGCACCGAAAGAGTACGGCGGAGATGCCGCATTGCTGGTGTTGATAGAAGTAGAAGAGTGGCAGCCGCCAGAGTTGCCCTGA
- the sixA gene encoding phosphohistidine phosphatase SixA — protein MQVFIMRHGDAALDAASDSVRPLTVCGCDESRLMANWLNGQKVDIERVLVSPFLRAEQTLDVVGECMNLPSSVDVLPELTPCGDVGLVSAYLQALCNEGVASALVISHLPLVGYLVSELCPGETPPMFTTSAIANVSLDETGKGVFNWQMSPCNLKMAKAI, from the coding sequence ATGCAAGTTTTTATCATGCGTCACGGCGACGCGGCACTCGATGCCGCCAGTGACTCAGTACGTCCTTTGACCGTCTGTGGCTGCGACGAATCTCGTCTGATGGCGAACTGGCTTAACGGTCAAAAAGTGGACATCGAGCGCGTTCTGGTGAGTCCGTTCCTGCGCGCAGAACAGACGTTGGACGTGGTAGGGGAGTGTATGAACCTGCCGTCCAGCGTGGATGTTCTTCCTGAACTCACCCCTTGTGGCGATGTCGGCCTTGTCAGCGCTTATCTTCAGGCGTTGTGCAATGAAGGTGTCGCTTCCGCGCTGGTCATTTCCCACCTGCCACTGGTTGGCTATCTGGTATCTGAGCTGTGCCCGGGCGAGACCCCGCCGATGTTCACGACATCCGCCATTGCCAATGTTTCTCTCGACGAAACGGGCAAAGGTGTCTTCAACTGGCAAATGAGTCCGTGCAATCTGAAGATGGCAAAAGCGATCTGA
- the fadJ gene encoding fatty acid oxidation complex subunit alpha FadJ, with product MDMPSAFNLTVRLDNVAVITIDVPDEKMNTLKAEFGVQVRAMLKQIRDNKAIRGLVFISAKPDNFIAGADINMIARAQSALEAEELARQGQQVMAEINGLPIPVIAAIHGACLGGGLELALACHSRICTDDAKTILGLPEVQLGLLPGSGGTQRLPRLVGVSTALEMILTGKQLRARQALKAGLVDDVVPQSILLEAAVELALKGRQAKRPLPVRERVLAGPLGRAFLFNMVGKKTEQKTKGNYPAAKRILEVIETGLAQGSSSGYAAEAKAFGELAMTPQSRALRSIFFASTDVKKDPGSEAEPAPLRAIGVLGGGLMGGGIAFVTASKGKLPVRIKDINPKGINHALQYSWQSLDQKVKRRHIKASERDKTLAMISGTTDYSGFAHRDLVIEAVFEDLALKQQMVADVEQRCAPHTIFASNTSSLPIGDIAANAARPEQVIGLHFFSPVEKMPLVEVIPHATTSPQTIATVVKLAKKQGKTPIVVADKAGFYVNRILAPYINEAMRLLTEGEKIEHVDESLVKFGFPVGPIQLLDEVGIDTGTKIIPVLEAAYGDRFSPPANIVSAILKDDRKGRKNERGFYLYGAKGRKSKKQVDPSVYGLISTSGQGKLSAVQCAERCVMMMLNEAARCFGEKVIGSARDGDIGAVFGIGFPPFLGGPFRYMDTLGAGEVVAILQRLASQYGPRFTPCDELLQMAERGQTFWPARETVLVS from the coding sequence ATGGATATGCCATCTGCATTTAATCTGACGGTTCGCCTCGACAACGTGGCCGTTATCACTATTGATGTGCCTGATGAAAAGATGAATACCCTGAAGGCCGAATTTGGCGTTCAGGTGCGCGCGATGCTAAAGCAGATCCGCGACAACAAAGCCATTCGCGGCCTGGTGTTTATCTCCGCCAAGCCGGATAACTTTATCGCCGGGGCCGATATCAACATGATCGCCCGGGCGCAAAGCGCGCTGGAAGCCGAAGAGCTGGCGCGTCAGGGCCAGCAGGTGATGGCCGAGATCAACGGCCTGCCGATCCCGGTTATCGCAGCGATCCACGGCGCCTGTCTGGGCGGCGGACTTGAGCTGGCGCTGGCCTGCCACAGCCGCATTTGTACCGACGATGCGAAAACCATTCTCGGCCTGCCAGAGGTGCAATTAGGACTCCTGCCCGGTTCCGGCGGAACGCAGCGGCTGCCGCGCCTGGTGGGCGTCAGCACGGCGCTGGAGATGATCTTAACCGGTAAACAGCTGCGTGCCCGTCAGGCGCTGAAAGCCGGTCTGGTCGATGACGTCGTGCCGCAGTCCATTTTGCTGGAGGCCGCCGTTGAGCTTGCGCTGAAAGGGCGTCAGGCAAAACGTCCTCTGCCGGTTCGCGAGCGCGTGCTGGCCGGCCCGCTGGGGAGAGCGTTCCTGTTCAACATGGTGGGCAAAAAGACCGAACAAAAAACCAAAGGTAACTACCCGGCGGCAAAGCGGATCCTGGAGGTCATTGAGACCGGGTTGGCCCAGGGAAGCAGCAGCGGCTATGCCGCGGAGGCCAAAGCCTTTGGTGAACTGGCGATGACGCCGCAGTCCCGGGCGCTGCGCAGTATCTTCTTCGCCAGCACGGACGTGAAAAAAGATCCCGGCAGCGAGGCTGAACCCGCACCGCTGCGCGCCATTGGCGTACTCGGCGGGGGGCTCATGGGCGGCGGTATCGCGTTTGTTACCGCCAGCAAAGGCAAACTGCCTGTACGCATCAAAGACATTAATCCTAAGGGAATCAATCACGCGCTGCAGTACAGCTGGCAGAGCCTTGATCAAAAAGTCAAACGCCGCCATATCAAGGCAAGCGAGCGTGATAAAACCCTGGCGATGATCTCCGGTACGACGGATTACAGCGGTTTTGCGCACCGCGACCTGGTGATTGAAGCCGTATTTGAAGATCTGGCGCTTAAGCAGCAGATGGTGGCAGACGTTGAGCAACGCTGCGCGCCGCACACTATTTTCGCCTCCAATACGTCGTCATTACCTATTGGCGATATCGCGGCAAACGCCGCGCGTCCGGAGCAGGTGATAGGGCTGCACTTCTTTAGCCCGGTCGAAAAAATGCCGCTGGTGGAGGTTATTCCCCACGCGACCACCAGCCCGCAAACCATCGCCACGGTGGTCAAGCTTGCGAAGAAGCAGGGCAAAACGCCGATCGTGGTTGCAGATAAAGCCGGCTTCTACGTTAACCGCATTCTGGCTCCCTACATTAATGAAGCCATGCGGCTGCTGACGGAAGGCGAGAAGATCGAGCACGTCGACGAGTCGCTGGTGAAGTTTGGTTTCCCCGTTGGCCCAATCCAACTTTTGGATGAGGTGGGAATAGACACCGGCACTAAAATTATACCTGTACTGGAGGCGGCTTATGGCGATCGTTTTAGCCCGCCTGCAAACATTGTTTCTGCAATTTTGAAGGACGATCGCAAAGGCAGAAAAAATGAACGCGGTTTCTATCTTTACGGCGCGAAAGGGCGTAAAAGCAAGAAACAGGTCGACCCTTCGGTTTATGGGCTTATTTCGACCTCGGGGCAGGGAAAACTGTCCGCCGTTCAGTGTGCAGAGCGCTGCGTAATGATGATGCTCAATGAAGCGGCGCGCTGCTTTGGTGAAAAGGTCATCGGGAGCGCGCGCGACGGCGACATCGGCGCGGTATTTGGCATTGGTTTCCCGCCGTTTCTTGGCGGCCCGTTCCGTTATATGGATACGCTCGGCGCGGGTGAAGTGGTTGCGATCCTGCAGCGTTTGGCGTCGCAATATGGTCCGCGGTTCACACCGTGTGACGAATTATTGCAGATGGCGGAACGAGGCCAGACATTTTGGCCTGCAAGGGAAACTGTCCTCGTAAGCTGA